One window from the genome of Eucalyptus grandis isolate ANBG69807.140 chromosome 7, ASM1654582v1, whole genome shotgun sequence encodes:
- the LOC120296360 gene encoding fatty alcohol:caffeoyl-CoA acyltransferase-like produces MLRKLVKHSDGAPTILEVPLLSVQVTTFKCGGIVVGIVVNHVLVDGKALTDFIACWNDLAQAKPPSVLPFLDRSVLCPRQPPRIDLPHHEYAPRDRQHGLMVDPETKPLVYEIVRFQATHSHSAQESGKNCNLNGSSLVPTTFEIISALMWISRTKALGIGHHETTKLLIAG; encoded by the exons ATGCTGCGAAAACTCGTGAAGCACAGCGATGGAGCCCCGACCATATTGGAAGTACCTTTGCTTTCGGTGCAG GTGACGACGTTCAAGTGTGGAGGGATCGTCGTCGGCATCGTTGTGAATCACGTCCTTGTCGACGGGAAAGCCCTCACGGACTTCATAGCTTGCTGGAACGACCTGGCTCAAGCCAAGCCACCATCAGTTCTTCCCTTTCTTGATCGATCGGTGTTGTGCCCGAGGCAACCTCCGCGCATCGATCTCCCCCACCACGAGTATGCTCCAAGAGACCGGCAGCATGGACTCATGGTCGACCCCGAAACCAAGCCCCTCGTTTACGAGATCGTTCGCTTTCAAGCCACACACTCTCATTCAGCTCAAGAAAGCGGCAAGAATTGCAACCTGAATGGCTCTTCCCTAGTCCCGACGACCTTCGAAATCATATCAGCGCTCATGTGGATCTCGCGAACCAAAGCTCTCGGAATTGGTCATCACGAGACGACTAAGCTTCTCATTGCAGGTTGA